From the Xyrauchen texanus isolate HMW12.3.18 chromosome 37, RBS_HiC_50CHRs, whole genome shotgun sequence genome, one window contains:
- the LOC127630506 gene encoding uncharacterized protein LOC127630506: MSSVCVMFYISLGIIAGSPAAELKHSGCIKVNQCKCLMRDGSGVIDLGSLADEDGFIQRLELMPSAPVNTEVLLSFSPCLPFSEPDEFTVTDCSDVAACVIFRFHQDSRYISRYLNYGRHEGNAFTYNDSKKTLSVSYFIYSGSEAHTVVHYQCSPNHSITSRQSFSVDEPLQIWVESPCACPNACTLEDVGPGTIFLILLCICVTAYFVMGSCALRPFRTSNGVQIAPEDSVWCMLCYKLTDRRDVRRKRHHSLKEDTL, translated from the exons ATGAGTTCAGTTTGTGTGatgttttatatttctttaggcATTATAGCCGGGAGTCCTGCAGCTGAGCTGAAACACAGCGGCTGTATCAAAGTGAATCAGTGTAAGTGTCTGATGCGGGACGGGTCAGGGGTCATTGACCTGGGCTCACTGGCGGATGAGGACGGGTTCATCCAGCGGCTAGAGCTCATGCCATCAGCACCGGTGAACACGGAGGTGCTGCTGTCATTCAGCCCGTGTCTGCCGTTCTCAGAGCCGGATGAGTTCACTGTCACTGACTGCAGTGATGTGGCAGCGTGTGTCATTTTCAG GTTTCATCAGGACAGCAGGTACATCAGTCGTTATTTGAACTATGGCCGACACGAGGGCAACGCATTCACCTATAACGACTCAAAGAAAACCCTCTCCGTGTCTTATTTCA TTTACTCAGGCAGTGAGGCTCATACTGTCGTTCATTACCAGTGCAGCCCAAATCACTCCATCACATCCAGGCAGAGCTTCAGTGTGGACGAGCCCCTGCAGATTTGGGTGGAGAGCCCCTGTGCATGTCCTAACGCCTGTACGCTGGAGGATGTGGGACCCGGGACCATCTTTCTCATCCTCCTCTGCATCTGTGTGACGGCGTACTTCGTTATGG GTTCCTGTGCACTCCGGCCGTTCCGCACTAGTAACGGTGTTCAGATCGCCCCAGAGGACAGTGTGTGGTGTATGCTCTGTTATAAGCTCACCGACCGGCGCGATGTCCGGCGTAAGAGGCATCACTCACTGAAAGAGGACACCCTATGA